The Rhodoferax sediminis genome has a segment encoding these proteins:
- a CDS encoding NAD(P)-dependent oxidoreductase, whose amino-acid sequence MAHVLLSECIRSQEIRRNHLSALPRERTVGFVGLGQMGGPMAEDILKGGHSLVAYNIDKRKVDHAVSLGAQAASDAADVARRARFVVSMVDTTAQAEEVIVGPGGFIQTAQAGDVIISMGTIDPMALQRMQEQLAAKGVDIIDAPVSGMEKGARQDTLKAFVGVKTEALEAAGPSFSL is encoded by the coding sequence ATGGCACATGTCTTGCTGTCGGAATGCATCCGATCACAGGAAATCAGGAGAAATCATTTGAGCGCACTGCCGAGGGAAAGGACTGTCGGATTCGTTGGCCTTGGCCAGATGGGCGGCCCCATGGCCGAGGACATCCTCAAGGGCGGCCATTCGCTGGTGGCCTACAACATCGACAAGCGCAAGGTCGACCACGCCGTCAGCCTGGGGGCACAGGCCGCCTCCGATGCGGCTGACGTCGCGCGCCGCGCGCGCTTTGTGGTGTCGATGGTCGACACCACCGCCCAGGCCGAGGAAGTGATCGTCGGCCCCGGCGGCTTCATCCAGACCGCCCAGGCCGGTGACGTAATCATCAGCATGGGCACCATCGATCCGATGGCCCTGCAGCGCATGCAGGAGCAGCTCGCAGCGAAGGGCGTCGACATCATCGACGCACCGGTGAGCGGCATGGAAAAGGGAGCGCGGCAAGACACCCTGAAGGCGTTCGTTGGCGTCAAGACGGAGGCGCTCGAGGCGGCCGGCCCGTCCTTCAGTCTATGA
- a CDS encoding NAD-dependent succinate-semialdehyde dehydrogenase, translating into MANVNSRATDTSVASTYPRIGLFIDGEWIYERPSCYAVCNPSDEAVLGPVPSASQEDLERALRAAAKGFKVWRDTPPTERAKVLHNAIALLRERVDDIGRIITLEQGKPYTDGRTEVDRACTFLEWDAAQSLRTYGSVLPSEPHMQRMVLRQPIGPVAAFTPWNVPISSPSRKVSAALAAGCSVILKAAEETPGAACAFVQCLVDAGLPPGVLNLVFGEPARISSTLIASPVIRMVTLTGSVHVGKQLSQLAGAAMKPVLMELGGHAPVLIGEGVDAAKIAQQAATSKMRMAGQICASPSRFIVHRSVYEDFVSAFAKIARELRVGDGFEPGVQMGPVANARRLAAVDALVQDARTRGARVVAGGHRIGDRGYFYAPTILADLPVDADAMTTEPFGPLAMCVPVDSLDEALALANSLSVGLSAYAFTNSLHDAERISRELECGVLSINHLGSPGADAPFGGVKDSGIGREGGAESLDAYLVSKTVLQKTARV; encoded by the coding sequence ATGGCAAACGTGAATTCACGAGCGACCGACACCTCGGTCGCTTCAACCTACCCGCGCATCGGCCTGTTCATCGACGGGGAGTGGATCTACGAAAGGCCCTCCTGCTACGCGGTGTGCAACCCCAGCGACGAGGCTGTCCTAGGCCCCGTGCCCAGCGCCAGCCAGGAAGATCTGGAGCGGGCGCTGCGCGCCGCAGCCAAGGGCTTCAAGGTCTGGCGCGACACGCCTCCCACCGAGCGCGCGAAGGTGCTGCACAACGCCATCGCGCTGCTGCGCGAACGCGTCGATGACATCGGACGCATCATCACGCTGGAGCAGGGCAAGCCCTACACCGACGGCCGCACGGAGGTCGACCGCGCTTGCACCTTCCTCGAATGGGACGCGGCTCAGTCGCTACGCACTTATGGCAGCGTGCTCCCCTCGGAGCCGCACATGCAGCGCATGGTGCTGCGCCAGCCGATAGGTCCCGTGGCCGCATTTACGCCCTGGAACGTGCCGATCAGCTCGCCCTCGCGCAAGGTCAGCGCCGCCCTGGCGGCGGGCTGTTCCGTGATCCTGAAGGCTGCCGAAGAGACTCCCGGCGCCGCCTGCGCGTTCGTACAGTGCTTGGTCGACGCGGGGCTGCCACCCGGGGTGCTGAACCTCGTCTTTGGCGAGCCGGCCAGGATCTCTTCGACGCTGATCGCGTCTCCGGTGATCCGCATGGTCACCCTCACCGGCTCGGTTCACGTTGGCAAGCAGTTGTCGCAGCTGGCCGGCGCTGCAATGAAGCCGGTACTCATGGAACTCGGTGGGCATGCGCCCGTGCTCATTGGCGAGGGCGTTGACGCCGCCAAGATCGCCCAGCAGGCGGCTACCTCCAAAATGCGCATGGCGGGCCAGATCTGCGCTTCGCCCAGCCGCTTCATTGTCCACCGCAGCGTGTATGAGGATTTCGTCTCGGCCTTCGCGAAGATCGCCCGGGAACTGCGCGTCGGCGACGGCTTCGAGCCCGGTGTGCAGATGGGACCAGTGGCCAATGCGCGGCGGCTCGCCGCCGTCGATGCCTTGGTGCAGGACGCCAGGACCCGCGGCGCGCGCGTGGTCGCCGGCGGCCATCGCATCGGCGACCGCGGCTACTTCTATGCCCCGACCATCCTGGCGGACCTGCCCGTCGATGCCGATGCGATGACCACCGAGCCGTTCGGCCCGCTGGCCATGTGCGTGCCTGTGGACAGCCTGGACGAGGCGCTGGCGCTGGCCAACAGCCTGTCGGTGGGACTGTCGGCCTACGCGTTCACGAACTCGCTGCACGACGCCGAACGGATCAGCCGTGAGCTCGAATGCGGGGTCCTGTCCATCAATCACCTAGGCAGTCCAGGTGCCGACGCGCCATTTGGTGGAGTGAAGGACAGCGGTATCGGTCGCGAAGGCGGCGCAGAGAGCCTCGACGCGTACCTGGTCAGCAAGACCGTGCTGCAAAAGACGGCAAGGGTCTGA
- a CDS encoding enoyl-CoA hydratase/isomerase family protein: MSEHLKFEIDQGIATITLNRPEKLNAFTDEMLETWLAVLEDARTNPEVRVIVMTGTGRAFTTGGDVEGFSASAKQTAAGIRKRLVEGIQRLPRKLAEIDKPVIAALNGFATGGGLDIALACDIRFAAESARFAETYAKMGLIPGAGGAYLLPRIVGTAKALELFWSCDWVEAREAERIGLVNKVFPDADLMEGTYAFARKVADGAPLAVQTIKRVVRLGLDKDLGTALDIVASSMPIVRTSEDHQEALAAFKEKRMPRFKGQ; the protein is encoded by the coding sequence ATGTCCGAACACCTTAAATTCGAGATCGACCAGGGCATCGCCACAATCACGCTCAACCGGCCGGAGAAGCTCAATGCCTTCACCGACGAGATGCTAGAGACCTGGCTGGCGGTGCTCGAGGACGCCCGCACCAACCCCGAGGTGCGCGTCATCGTGATGACGGGCACCGGTCGCGCCTTTACCACAGGCGGCGACGTGGAAGGCTTCAGCGCCAGCGCGAAGCAGACCGCGGCCGGCATCCGCAAGCGCCTGGTCGAGGGTATCCAGCGGCTGCCGCGCAAGCTGGCGGAGATCGACAAGCCGGTAATCGCGGCCCTGAACGGCTTTGCCACCGGCGGCGGCCTGGACATCGCGCTGGCCTGCGACATCCGCTTCGCCGCCGAGAGTGCGCGCTTCGCCGAGACCTACGCCAAGATGGGCCTGATTCCCGGGGCCGGCGGCGCCTACCTGTTGCCGCGCATCGTCGGCACGGCCAAGGCGCTGGAGCTGTTCTGGAGCTGCGACTGGGTGGAAGCCCGCGAGGCCGAGCGCATCGGCCTGGTCAACAAGGTCTTCCCGGACGCCGACCTGATGGAAGGCACCTACGCTTTCGCGCGCAAGGTGGCCGACGGCGCGCCGCTGGCGGTGCAGACCATCAAGCGCGTGGTGCGCCTGGGCCTGGACAAAGACCTGGGCACGGCGCTGGACATCGTGGCCTCCAGCATGCCCATCGTCCGCACCAGCGAAGACCACCAGGAAGCGCTGGCCGCCTTCAAGGAAAAGCGCATGCCCCGATTCAAGGGCCAATGA
- a CDS encoding acyl-CoA dehydrogenase family protein, protein MDVSMFPELSPEIEAVRDMVNRFMEAEVKPVMDGYEKRREFPRDLVRKAGEAGLYGAVFPESVGGSNMGYLAAVVIQEEMVRNDVRFSSCNNQQGSTCPSAIYFGGTPEQITKYVPNLVAGKTIGMMSLTESGGGSDAEGNMKTFAQRDGDVYRITGQKMWASMANEADVGVLLAKTDRNAGAKGVTAFIVQPKKHPGWKATPIDCLGLSKSMRTNVVFLDDFVVPVEDRLGEEGEGFKIIMRTLQPGRVGVAAKALGVARRCFEEAVRYANERELRGQPIGRFQMIQSDIAEMACAIEASRGLVYKAALMMDASLPSNRIAAIAKFHASQTAKFCADKAMQIFGGYGLAEEYPVSYYRAYADMFFTGEGSANVQKIMIAEDALGYKMADRHHGKTGLRDIRKDDVAGELKSKA, encoded by the coding sequence ATGGATGTGTCGATGTTTCCCGAGCTGTCTCCAGAGATCGAGGCGGTGCGCGACATGGTGAACCGCTTCATGGAGGCGGAAGTCAAGCCGGTCATGGACGGTTATGAGAAGCGCCGTGAGTTCCCCCGTGATCTGGTACGTAAGGCCGGGGAAGCCGGACTCTACGGTGCGGTGTTCCCCGAGTCGGTGGGTGGCAGCAACATGGGTTACCTGGCCGCTGTCGTAATCCAGGAAGAGATGGTGCGAAACGACGTGCGCTTCTCCTCGTGCAACAACCAGCAGGGCTCCACTTGCCCGAGTGCGATCTACTTCGGTGGCACCCCGGAGCAGATCACGAAGTACGTTCCCAACCTGGTCGCCGGCAAGACCATCGGCATGATGTCGCTCACCGAGTCGGGCGGCGGTTCCGATGCCGAGGGCAACATGAAGACTTTCGCGCAGCGCGATGGCGACGTCTACCGCATCACCGGGCAGAAGATGTGGGCCTCGATGGCGAACGAGGCCGACGTCGGTGTGTTGTTGGCCAAGACCGATCGCAACGCTGGCGCCAAGGGGGTAACCGCGTTCATCGTGCAGCCCAAGAAGCACCCGGGCTGGAAGGCCACGCCGATCGACTGCCTGGGGCTTTCCAAGTCCATGCGCACCAACGTCGTGTTCCTCGACGACTTTGTCGTGCCGGTGGAAGACCGCTTGGGCGAGGAGGGCGAAGGCTTCAAGATCATCATGCGCACTCTGCAGCCCGGCCGCGTCGGTGTGGCTGCCAAGGCGCTGGGCGTGGCGCGCCGCTGCTTTGAGGAGGCCGTGCGCTACGCCAACGAGCGAGAGCTGCGCGGCCAGCCGATCGGCCGCTTCCAGATGATCCAGTCCGACATCGCGGAGATGGCCTGCGCCATCGAAGCCAGCCGCGGGCTGGTCTACAAGGCGGCGCTGATGATGGATGCGAGCCTGCCGTCCAACCGCATCGCGGCCATCGCGAAGTTCCATGCCTCGCAGACGGCCAAGTTCTGTGCCGACAAGGCCATGCAGATCTTCGGTGGCTACGGGTTGGCAGAGGAGTACCCCGTTTCGTACTACCGGGCCTATGCAGACATGTTCTTCACCGGCGAGGGCTCCGCCAATGTGCAAAAGATCATGATTGCCGAGGACGCGCTGGGCTACAAGATGGCAGACCGCCACCATGGCAAGACCGGCCTGCGTGATATCCGCAAGGATGATGTGGCCGGCGAGCTCAAGAGCAAGGCCTGA
- a CDS encoding enoyl-CoA hydratase/isomerase family protein translates to MSNQVVKTVREDSVLVIRLCSPENRNSLTTELRQQLGEAVELAERDPSVRAVFLTGEGPTFCSGGDFKMLQTQCDPWPVHRRFRNLSRWLVPLITLDKPVVVGVRGHAVGGGMGLALTGDVVVAGEGAKFVSGFFRLGTVPDVGMMYHLPRLIGMARAKNFLFSGATMLAQEALELGLVAKVVPDDQVEAAGLAEATRLAAGPAEVMGLAKTLMARSFETTLTDMFAYEGFGAVMAMSNPEFREGLSAAIDSRQPDFAGAAARSSSNKDASGASPKRAA, encoded by the coding sequence ATGAGCAATCAGGTGGTGAAAACGGTGAGGGAAGATTCGGTGCTGGTGATTCGGCTTTGCAGCCCAGAAAACCGCAACTCGCTGACGACCGAGCTGCGCCAGCAGTTGGGCGAGGCGGTGGAGCTCGCCGAGCGCGACCCGTCGGTGCGTGCGGTCTTCCTTACCGGCGAGGGGCCGACGTTCTGCTCCGGCGGAGACTTCAAGATGCTGCAGACGCAGTGCGATCCATGGCCCGTCCATCGGCGCTTCCGCAACCTCAGCCGCTGGCTCGTGCCGCTGATCACGCTGGACAAGCCCGTGGTCGTGGGTGTGCGCGGCCATGCCGTGGGCGGCGGGATGGGGCTGGCGCTCACGGGCGATGTGGTGGTCGCGGGCGAGGGCGCGAAATTCGTGTCCGGCTTCTTTCGCCTGGGCACGGTGCCGGATGTCGGGATGATGTACCACCTGCCCCGGCTCATCGGCATGGCGCGCGCCAAGAACTTCCTGTTCAGCGGTGCGACGATGCTGGCGCAGGAGGCACTCGAACTCGGCCTGGTGGCCAAGGTCGTGCCCGACGACCAGGTCGAGGCCGCAGGATTGGCCGAGGCCACCCGCCTGGCGGCGGGCCCGGCCGAGGTCATGGGACTGGCCAAGACCCTGATGGCGCGCAGCTTCGAGACCACGCTGACGGACATGTTTGCCTACGAGGGCTTTGGCGCCGTGATGGCCATGTCCAATCCCGAATTCCGAGAAGGCCTGTCGGCTGCGATCGACAGCCGCCAGCCTGATTTCGCCGGTGCCGCGGCGCGCTCGTCGAGCAACAAGGACGCGAGCGGCGCCTCGCCGAAGCGAGCCGCCTGA
- a CDS encoding SDR family oxidoreductase, which yields MFTNDTLKGRTALVTGGGSGIGLEIATAYARLGASVMIVGRNEERLQAAAEGLAREGGPVQTRKCDVRNYDEVKQAVEATVGRFGSLDILVNSAAGNFVCPTSELSPNGWRTVIDIDLNGTFYGCHAAYPHLKASTHGGSIISIITMLGVTGWPGAAHAASAKGGILSLSRTLAVEWGGDGIRVNTISPGPIGDTEGVRRMYIEAGKGDLEAQKTALGRFGRKEDIANAAVYLASDLGNYVTGENLIVDGGRWLKYVAN from the coding sequence ATGTTCACCAATGACACGCTCAAGGGCCGCACGGCCCTGGTCACCGGGGGCGGCTCCGGCATCGGCCTGGAGATCGCCACCGCCTATGCACGCCTGGGCGCCAGCGTAATGATTGTCGGCCGCAATGAGGAGCGCCTGCAGGCCGCAGCGGAAGGCCTCGCGCGCGAAGGCGGCCCGGTCCAGACCCGCAAGTGCGATGTGCGCAACTACGACGAAGTAAAGCAGGCCGTGGAAGCCACCGTCGGGCGCTTCGGCTCCCTCGACATCCTGGTAAATAGCGCCGCGGGCAACTTCGTCTGCCCGACCTCCGAGCTGTCGCCCAACGGCTGGCGGACGGTCATCGACATCGACCTCAACGGGACCTTCTATGGTTGCCATGCCGCCTACCCCCACCTCAAGGCCTCCACCCACGGCGGCTCGATCATCAGCATTATCACGATGCTGGGGGTGACCGGCTGGCCGGGCGCTGCCCACGCGGCGTCGGCCAAGGGCGGCATCCTCTCGTTATCGCGCACGCTCGCGGTGGAATGGGGAGGCGACGGCATCCGCGTGAACACCATCTCTCCCGGCCCGATCGGTGACACCGAAGGCGTGCGCCGCATGTACATCGAGGCAGGCAAGGGCGACCTGGAGGCGCAGAAGACTGCCCTCGGCCGCTTCGGCCGCAAGGAGGACATCGCAAATGCCGCAGTCTACCTTGCCTCGGACCTCGGCAACTACGTCACCGGCGAGAACCTGATTGTCGACGGCGGCCGCTGGCTCAAGTACGTCGCCAACTAA